One stretch of Euphorbia lathyris chromosome 7, ddEupLath1.1, whole genome shotgun sequence DNA includes these proteins:
- the LOC136235068 gene encoding uncharacterized protein, whose amino-acid sequence MPTLDANQEGWRQILRGKQVHGAANINETRNAAAQTPSSIAPINDLRNKRITSASPHTRATIDDEGVHSSLRRSTLGSDNPQSDNPIDNYESNYPCPSNTEISPKNSETFRGRSVGGRGPYKGMDLDKLTNGRKNKLVVFIPPGRYVRPIGKHSNKLSSWLGYCARIYGPPTEPWDEIEKKHRSRLWAMVQMKTAYRRWKHKLHSQYRKYTNDDERLKHVPKELSTDAWKDMLKVFGSKDF is encoded by the exons ATGCCTACTTTAGATGCAAATCAAG AGGGATGGAGACAAATTTTAAGAGGAAAGCAGGTACATGGTGCTGCTAACATTAATGAAACTAGAAATGCAGCTGCACAGACACCATCATCTATTGCGCCAATAAACG atttaagaaataaaagaattacaTCGGCTAGTCCTCATACACGTGCTACTATTGATGATGAAGGCGTGCATTCTTCGCTACGTCGATCTACTCTCG GTTCTGACAATCCACAATCTGATAATCCCATTGATAATTATGAATCCAACTATCCTTGTCCATCAAACACAGAGATAAGCCCTAAAAATTCTGAAACTTTTCGAG GGAGATCAGTTGGTGGTAGGGGACCATACAAAGGAATGGATCTCGACAAACTTACCAATGGAAGGAAAAACAAATTAGTTGTTTTCATTCCACCCGGCAGATATGTTAGACCAATTGGGAAACACTCTAATAAATTATCATCATGGTTAGGATACTGCGCAAGAATCTATGGACCTCCAACTGAGCCTTGGGATGAAATTGAAAAGAAGCACAGGTCCCGTTTATGGGCTATGGTTCAG ATGAAGACAGCATATCGCAGATGGAAACATAAATTACATAGCCAATATCGCAAGTATACTAATGATGATGAACGTTTGAAACATGTTCCTAAAGAACTATCTACAGATGCTTGGAAAGACATGCTTAAAGTTTTTGGAAGCAAAGATTTTTAG